TTCCGGGTGTTTCCGTCGTCGAAGTAGGTACAACAAACGGTGTCCTGACAGACCTGAACGGACACTACACATTAAAAACAACTTCTGCCAAACCTTCTGTTTCTTTCAGTTACATTGGTTATCAGACCACCACGCTTCCCCTGAACGGGCGTACGAAACTTGATGTACAGATGAAAGTGGAGACGAAAGTACTGGATGAAGTAGTGGTAGTGGGCTACGGTGTACAGAAGAAAGTGAACCTGACAGGTTCCGTGACTTCCATTAACTTTGCCGACCAGACGGAAGGACGACCCATCATGAGTGTTTCTTCCGCCCTTTCGGGACTCGCCGCCGGTATGAACGTCACACAAGCTTCGGGACAACCCGGCTCGGACGGTGCCACCATCCGCGTCCGCGGTAACGGTACGTTCAATACCAACTCCCCATTAGTCCTGGTGGACGGTATCGAATGGAGCATGGATAATGTGAACCCCAACGACATCGAAAGCATCTCCGTACTGAAAGACGCTGCCTCCACAGCTATTTACGGTACGCGCGCCGCCAACGGAGTCATCCTTATCACCACCAAAAACGGAAAAGGCAAACCGCAAATCTCCTATTCTTATTCGGGAGTCGTGCAGATGCCTTACAACAACCTCTCTTTCGTAAGCGACTATGCCCGTTATATGGGACTGGTGAACGAGGCTTGCGACAATGTGAATACCAAAGGCATCTTCTCGCAGGAAAGCATCGACCGCTGGAGGGCTGCTTCTGCCGATCCGAACGGGCTGAACGAGTACGGAGTACCCAATTACGTGGCTTATCCCAACACCGATTGGTTCGACGAAGTATTCGACACCGGATATTCGCAAGAGCACAACCTGTCTGTCTCCGGCAGTTCGGAGAAAGTGAAATACATGCTTTCTTTGGGCTATCTTGACAATCAGGGAGTCATGAACCGCTGGAACCTCGACTCAAGTACGCAGAAAATCAATTTCCGTACCAACCTGGAAGCCAAGATAGTGAAATGGATGACCGTCGGCACCCGTCTCTACGGGCAAAAGCAAGATTACGGGATGGCTAATATCAGCAACGGATTCAAGTATCTCTATCAGACCACTCCGGGTGTATACCCCGGCGAACCGAACTACTGGGGACGTGCCGCACTGGCCAGCGAAGAATCTTCCAATGCCAATAATATCTTCGGTCAGATGGCAGGAGCCACCGGTTTCAATACCGTCTGGCGTCTCAACGCATCAGTCTACGGAATTATCACTCCCTATAAAGGGCTCAACATTGAAGGTACATTCAACTATTCACCGACATTCACCGACAAGTCTTCTTATAGCCGCCAAAATGGTTATTGGGACTACGTCACCGACCAGCGTGTCAGCGAAAGCGCGTTGGAGAACGCTTCCATCACCAATACGAGCGCACGCACCTGGCGTCAGAGTGCCGAAATACTGGTACGCTACAATACAACCATCAAGAAAGACCACGACCTGGGCGCACTGCTCGGATATTCCGCACAGGAATATTACAGCAAGAGCTTTGCCGTTTCCCGTAAAGGCGCTACGGACTGGACGCTGAACGAATTAAGCACTTACGAGACGCTCGTCAGCTCTTCCAGCTCATCACCAGCCAAATGGGGATTGCTCTCTTATTTCGGCCGTGTCAACTACGGATATAAAGGGCGTTATCTCTTCGAAGCCAACCTTCGTGCCGATGCCTCCTCCCGTTTCGGTGTGAACCAGCGTTGGGGATATTTCCCCTCGTTCTCCGGTGGATGGCGTATCTCGGAAGAATCGTTCATGCAGGGAGCATCGGACTATCTCTCTAACCTGAAACTGCGTGTTTCCTGGGGAAAGACAGGTAACAACTCTACGGGCAACTACGACTGGCAGGCAAACTACGCCACAGGCAATGTCGTAATCGACGGTGAAGGAACGAAAGGACTGGTACGCAAGAAACTAAGCAACGACAAGCTGCATTGGGAAAGTACCGCCACCACCGACATCGGACTTGATTTCGGCTTCTTCAACAACCGCCTGACGGGTGAGATAGACTATTATAATAAGTATACTTCGGACATTCTCTACCATCCCGAACTCTATCTTTCGATGGGTGTCGTAGGCTCTGCTCCCGAGAATCTGGGTGAAGTGCGCAACCGCGGTGTTGAATTTACCCTGAACTGGAACGACCGCATCGGAAAAGATTTCGAATACCGGGTGGGTATGAACTTCTCTTTCAACGCCAACAAAGTAATGAAGTTCAAAGGCGAACTCCAGAAATACTGGACGTATGATGCGCAGGGAAACAAAGTCAGCTATGTTAATAACTTCAGTGATGTGTCTGAATCCGGTTTCGGAGGTTACATCTGCGAAGGCCGCCAACTTGGAGAAACCTATATGTATAAGGTGTACAGAGGTTCCGGCGAAGGCTATACCGGAGGTGCGGTGGATATCCATGCGGGGCCGAAGGACGGAATGATACGTACGAAAGAAGATATGGTATGGGTGCAGGCCATGATTGACTCCGGTTATTCGTTCGGAGGAATGAAGACAGTTGCCAAAGACCAGCTTTGGTATGGTGACATACTCTATGCCGACAGCAACGGTGATATGAACTACGGTGATACCAACGACCGGGATTTCTCCGGACATACCAGTGTCCCGAAATTCAATCTGGGTTTCAACTGTGCTTTCTCTTACAAGAACATTGATTTCTCCATGTTATGGTCGGGAGCTTTCGGGCATTACCTCAACTGGAATACGGATTACTACAACTCGACACTGGTCAGCCATGGATATGGCATTATCGAGCATATCGCCGATAACCATTACTTCTTCGATCCTTCTAACCCGGACGATCCGCGTACCAACCAGTGGGGCAAATATCCCCGCCTGACATACGGTACTACCTATAATAACAGAATCCAGAGCGACTGGAACGAATATAAGGGCGACTACTTCAAGTTGAAGAATATCCAAATCGGCTATACGTTGCCGCAACGGATTTCCAGCAAGTTCTTTGTTAATAAGCTCCGTGCTTTCGTGTCGATGGACAATATCCTGACGATCACCAGTTATCCGGGACTCGATCCGGAAATAGGAACTGCCATCGGTTATCCGTTGATGCGTCAGATCTCTTTTGGCGGACAGATTACCTTTTAATGATGTAGAACTAAAAAACAGAATCTGATATGAAAAAGATATTAATGATTTTAACGATGGCGCTGGCGGCTACCTCCTGCATGGATATTCTTGATGTGGCTCCGGAAGACCAGATTGCAAGTGAAAACATGTGGACTACGGAGGAGCTTGCCGACAAGGGAATGGCAGGACTCTACTTCCCGTTCTATGCCACCCAACTCTCCTCTACCCAGCTTCGCCGTGCCGACGGACTGAACCGTCAGGGAATCGAAGCTATGAGCTTTGCAACCGATTATTATTCCAACAACTATCCGGTGGAACTGCTTTCGCTGGCCACCAAACCTGCCAATGACTTTCAGGTGTGGTATGAATGGAAGTTCTGTTACACCATTATCCATGCGTGTAACGATGCGATTGCCAATCTGCATAAAGCGGATATGAGCGCTAATAAACTGGCGCGTTACCAATGCGAAGCCCGTTTCCTCCGTGCCTGGGCGTACAATCGTCTGAATATGCTTTATCAGGGTGTCCCCGTTTATCTGGAACCTATCAATAACGAAGACTGTACCCGTGGTCAATCTTCGGTGGATGAGGTATGGCAAGTGATTCTGGATGATTTGACGTATTGCATCAACAATCCCGACTTCCCCAATAACACGCTGAATGAAAACTACGGCCGTCCTTCTAAAGGTGCCGCTTATGCCCTGCGTGGTATGGTGTATATGTGGAAGAAGCAATACAAGGAAGCAGGCAACGATTTCAAAGAAGTGGAAACGTGTGGTTATGGCTTGTGGACAGGCGAATATGCCGACTTTTTCAAATATGAAAACGAAAAGGATAAAGAAATGATCTTCTCGCTCCAGTTCAGCGAAGAAACCGGTTATTGTGATAACATTCAGCAAATGACCGGTGCCCGCGATACGTATGATGGCTGGACGGAAATAAAACCTTCCGCAGACTTTGTAGATTACTATAAGAACGCCGACGGATCGGAC
The DNA window shown above is from Bacteroides faecium and carries:
- a CDS encoding SusC/RagA family TonB-linked outer membrane protein, with product MKKKHYLLFLLASLFLLTDVVWAQTSATVSGVVIDENGETLPGVSVVEVGTTNGVLTDLNGHYTLKTTSAKPSVSFSYIGYQTTTLPLNGRTKLDVQMKVETKVLDEVVVVGYGVQKKVNLTGSVTSINFADQTEGRPIMSVSSALSGLAAGMNVTQASGQPGSDGATIRVRGNGTFNTNSPLVLVDGIEWSMDNVNPNDIESISVLKDAASTAIYGTRAANGVILITTKNGKGKPQISYSYSGVVQMPYNNLSFVSDYARYMGLVNEACDNVNTKGIFSQESIDRWRAASADPNGLNEYGVPNYVAYPNTDWFDEVFDTGYSQEHNLSVSGSSEKVKYMLSLGYLDNQGVMNRWNLDSSTQKINFRTNLEAKIVKWMTVGTRLYGQKQDYGMANISNGFKYLYQTTPGVYPGEPNYWGRAALASEESSNANNIFGQMAGATGFNTVWRLNASVYGIITPYKGLNIEGTFNYSPTFTDKSSYSRQNGYWDYVTDQRVSESALENASITNTSARTWRQSAEILVRYNTTIKKDHDLGALLGYSAQEYYSKSFAVSRKGATDWTLNELSTYETLVSSSSSSPAKWGLLSYFGRVNYGYKGRYLFEANLRADASSRFGVNQRWGYFPSFSGGWRISEESFMQGASDYLSNLKLRVSWGKTGNNSTGNYDWQANYATGNVVIDGEGTKGLVRKKLSNDKLHWESTATTDIGLDFGFFNNRLTGEIDYYNKYTSDILYHPELYLSMGVVGSAPENLGEVRNRGVEFTLNWNDRIGKDFEYRVGMNFSFNANKVMKFKGELQKYWTYDAQGNKVSYVNNFSDVSESGFGGYICEGRQLGETYMYKVYRGSGEGYTGGAVDIHAGPKDGMIRTKEDMVWVQAMIDSGYSFGGMKTVAKDQLWYGDILYADSNGDMNYGDTNDRDFSGHTSVPKFNLGFNCAFSYKNIDFSMLWSGAFGHYLNWNTDYYNSTLVSHGYGIIEHIADNHYFFDPSNPDDPRTNQWGKYPRLTYGTTYNNRIQSDWNEYKGDYFKLKNIQIGYTLPQRISSKFFVNKLRAFVSMDNILTITSYPGLDPEIGTAIGYPLMRQISFGGQITF
- a CDS encoding RagB/SusD family nutrient uptake outer membrane protein, coding for MKKILMILTMALAATSCMDILDVAPEDQIASENMWTTEELADKGMAGLYFPFYATQLSSTQLRRADGLNRQGIEAMSFATDYYSNNYPVELLSLATKPANDFQVWYEWKFCYTIIHACNDAIANLHKADMSANKLARYQCEARFLRAWAYNRLNMLYQGVPVYLEPINNEDCTRGQSSVDEVWQVILDDLTYCINNPDFPNNTLNENYGRPSKGAAYALRGMVYMWKKQYKEAGNDFKEVETCGYGLWTGEYADFFKYENEKDKEMIFSLQFSEETGYCDNIQQMTGARDTYDGWTEIKPSADFVDYYKNADGSDFKWSEVDGLQDWDLLTPKQREIFFCRDGLESMSSQKNALIKRVGEDIYQKYYLNSGNEARIKKAYDSRDPRLQQTVVTPYVPVDCYKPNYAGDANQIGKQLRWPLKEQGTNGGDFWLDKRTSAFYCYRKYNEFEKGRLISRSRCHTDWPLIRYTDVLLQYAEALAQTDQLGEAIRLVNKVRTRAHMPALTEGGSGPCAVNGNEDMLERIRYERRVEFCLEGINFFDEVRWGTYKETKFQGKDINGGKSWWGELVEYNWYYTDYMWPWTAPISETQKNPNLTKRSGWAY